Within Acidobacteriota bacterium, the genomic segment CCTCAATCACCGCGGCCAGCTTACTTCTTCCCTGTTCCTGTAGATGGTTCGCAAACTCCACAATTAGGATGCCATTTTTCGAAACCAGGCCCACCAGAGTGATAAGTCCAACTTCGCTGTAGATGTTCAGCGTCGTGAACCCAAGAAACGAGAACATCAGCGCTCCCGAAATGGCGAGCGGAACCGAACCCGCGAGCACGATGAAGGGATCGCGGAAGCTCTCGAACTGAGCCGCCAGCACAAGGTAAATCAGAACTGCCGATAGCAGGAACGTGCCCAAGAACTTGCTGCCCTCAACCCGCAGCTGACGCGACTCGCCCGCATAATCGACTGTGAATCCTTGCGGAAGAATCTTCTTCGATTCGTCTTCCAGGAACCGCAGCGCCTGATCAAGCGGAACCGATGGGGGAATTACGCCCTGAACCCGCACGGCATTGAGCTGCTGGAATTTATTGAGCTGCCGAGGCTCAGTAGTAGTCTTCAGATGAGCGAATGTCGAAAGCGGAACGAGCTTATCGTCCGAGCCTTTGACATAGATTTGCGTCAATTGCTCGGGTGTCAGACGCTCCACGCGTTTCACTTGAGGAATGACTTTGTAACTCTGACCCTGGATACTGAAACGATTCACATAATTCCCGCCGAGCAGCGTCGAAAGGTCCTTGCCGGCCTGGCTCAAATTAACCCCCTGCGAGCGGAGCTTGTCCCGGTCGAAGACTACCTCGGCCTGCGGCTGGTCAAACTTCAGATCGGAGTCGGCATAGATGAAGATGCCGCTCTGGAACGCACGCTTCACCAGCTCGTTCGCGAACTGCGCAAGCTGCTGCGGCTCAGCCGCAGAAGCGATGACGAAGTCCACGGGAAAATTTCCACCGCCGGGTAGCGGAGGTGGAGTGAGCGGGATCACGCGAACGCCCGCGATCTTCGACAGCGGCCCAGTGGACTGGATCAGAAGCTGCTGCGCGGTCTTGCTGCGCTCGCTCCACGGCTTAGTCACCATGCCGCCGAAACCGCCGGTTGGATCCGTGATCTGGAAGATGCTCTCAGCCTCAGGAAACGAGTGATACACGTCGTAAATCTGCGACGCAAAGAGCTTCGTCTGATCCAACGTTGAGTTCGGCGAAGCTTGCAACACGCCGAAGACCACACCTTGATCCTCTGCAGGAGCAAGTTCTCGCTGAGAGAAGATGTAGAACGGCACAACGAGCAGCGCGACGATTACCCAAACACCGAACACTACTGGCCGATATCGCAGAGTGCTCTCCAGGGCTCGCTCGTACAGCCTGCGAACGCTCTCGAAGCGACGATTGATCCAACCAGCGAAGCCGCGCTCAGTGTCTCCAGCGCGAAGCAGCTTGGAGCCCATCATCGGCGACAGTGTCAACGCTACAATTCCCGAAATGATGACCGCACCCGCAAGAGTGAATGCGAACTCGCGGAATAGCGCACCAGTTAATCCTCCCTGGATACCAACGGGCGCGTAGACGGCAGCCAGCGTGATCGTCATTGCGATGATCGGCCCGACCAACTCACGAGCCGCATCGATTGCGGCCTGAAAGGGAGTCTTGCCTTCATGAAGATGACGTTCGACGTTCTCGACCATCACGATGGCATCATCGACGACCAGGCCGACAGAAAGCACAATCGCAAGCAACGTAAGCAGGTTGATGGTGAAGCCCGCCACCAGCATCAGGAAGACGGCACCGATCAGCGATACCGGGATTGCGATCACCGGAATCAAGACTGACCGGAATGATCCCAGGAACAGAAAGATCACCACGACGACGATCAGCAGCGTTTCCGTGAGAGTGCTCAGCACTTCCCTGATCGCATCCTGAATGTAGGCCGTAGCATCGTAAGGAATACCGACCTTCATGCCAGCCGGAAGCTGCGCACGAATTCCCGGAATGGCATCGCGGACGTTCTTAATTACTTCGAGAGAGTTCGCCGTGGGCAAAACCCAAATGCCCATGAATGTCGCCGACTCTCCGTTGAAGCGGACATCTTCGTCATATGTTTCAGCGCCCAGCACAACGTCCGCGATCTCTCCAAGACGAACGATCGTACCCCTATCCTGTTTTACGACGAGTTGGCGAAACTCTTCCGCGGTACGCAGATCGGTGTTCGCCACCAGGTTGACCGAAACCATCGAACCTTTCGTACGTCCCAGAGCTGAGAGATAGTTGTTATTGGCAAGTGCGTCATGCACAGCTGAGGGCGTAATGCCGAGCGCCGCCATCTTCTCCGGCTTAAGCCACACACGCATCGCGAAGGTGCGCTTGCCGAGAATGTCGGCGCGCTGAACGCCGTTAATCGCGCTTAACTTGGGCTGGACAACTCGGGTCAGATAATCTGTGATCTGATTCTGATCGAGATCCGACGACGAAAAGCCCAGGTACATCGAGGCAAACTGCGTGTCTGCAGTTTGCAAGTCGATCACTGGCGCTTCCGCCTCGGGTGGCAGGTCATTTCGAACCTGCGCTACCTTCGCCTGAACCTGCGTGAGAGCGGCGTTGGTATCGTAGTTCAGCTTCAAGTGCACAGTGATGGTGCTTAAACCCTGCGCGCTCGATGACTCCATGTAATCGATGCCATCCGCACTGGCGATCACCCGCTCAAGCGGAGTGGTGATGAACCCGCGAACTAAGTCTGCGTTGGCACCGACGTACACGGTCGAAACCTGCACGACGGCGATATCGCTGCGTGGATACTGCCGCACGCTCAGCGAGCGAATCGCCTGCAAGCCAGCGATCAGGATTACCAAGCTGACACAGATCGCCAGTACTGGACGTTTAATGAAGAGATCTGTGATCTTCATTTAGTTATCCTCGGGCTTAGGAGCCGGATTGTTGCCTGGCTGGATTTTGTTATTTACTGCCACAGCCGCACCGTTGCGCAGCTTGAAGACGCCGGAAGTAACAACCTCATCGCCAGTATTAATGCCGGAGACGACGCCAACCTGGTCGCCGCGTGCGCCCTCGACTTTCACGAACTGCTGGCGAACTCCGCGGTAGGTCTCTCCGCCCGGACTCTTCAGATCACTTAAGACGAAGACCGAATCGCCAAACGGCGCATAGCTAATCGCGGATGCCGGAAGCGGAATCACGGAACGCTGCTCGCCTACCCCTACTTCCACTTGAACAAACATTCCGGGACGAAGCTTGCCTCCAGGATTCCCCATGGTCGCCTGAACCTGAACGTTGCGGGTGGATTGATCCACCACCGAGTCGATCGCGTTCACACGCCCGGTGAATGTCGCGCCGGCAAGGTTGTCGCTTGTGATACGCACACTACGCCCGGGCTCCATGCGTCCAACGATCTGCTGCGGCACATTGAAATTCACGTAAATGGGATCGAGAGATTGCAGTGGAACGATCGGAGCCCCGGCAGCGAGATACTGTCCCAAATTGACTTGGCGGATTCCGAGCACTCCCGAAAAAGGAGCGCGAATCGTCTTCCGATCGATGGTCGCCTTGATCTCTGCCGTATTCGCTTCAGTCTGGCGCTGATCGGCCATCGCCTTGTCGTAATCCATCCGCGAGATCACGCCTTCATTCACCAGTTGCTGCATACGGTCGTAGTTGATCTTCGCCAGATCACGCTGGGCCTGCATCGCGGCCAGCTGCGCCCGCTCCTGGCGGGTGTCGAGCTGCACCAGCACTTCGCCTTCCTTGACCCACTTCCCGGAATCGAAATTGATCTGATCCACTGTGCCGGGAAGATCGGCGCTCACGGTTACCCCATGAATGGCATTCATCGTACCCACCACGCCCAACGTCGAAGGCCACGTCGCCTGTTTTGCCACGATTGTGGTCACCGCCTCTGGCGGAGGAGTGAAGGCGTGAGACTTTACCGCCGCCTGAACCTGTCGCAACTTGAAATAGCCGAGGCCCCCAATCACCGCTGCCGCCACGACCAACATGAGAAACATCCGCTTCGCCATTACGTTCCCCTCGTATGGGACGATTCTTACCCCGAAGAAAGCGGCTCGTCCCAGCCTCGCTTTCCGGTAGTCCTTATTAATAAGGATCAAAAATCCTAAGTATGTTTCGGCTAACAAGCGCCTCGACGCTGGCCGCCGAGGTCAAGAGCTTTGGTCGAAACGTTGTATGTCTGTGGCCCTGATGCTCCCGAGATAGAAGATGGGATATCTCGGAGGCGTGAAAAGATGCGAAAAGTTATTCGCCCATTCTGGTCGTCCCGTCCTGGCAGACGGAAGATGCTCAGGTGCATGTACAGACAGTATATGTACGCAATGAATCCTTGCTAAGTTTCGCGTCATCCGATTTGCCATTTTTACAAAGTTTTTACTTGTGCGTTTCTCACCGCTATTGGTACGACGAATGCACCGCAGCGAAATCGACTGACGTTCGACCAAAAAAAATGTCGCAGTCGATTCAGTGGCGTCAAATTGCTTGTATGGACATTTGTGACTGCGAAGATTTACTAGCAGAGTGTGGCTAACTGGTTGGAAGATTGCGTGCCCGCTGAATCGCCCGAGAATGAATTCCAGCGTGCCTCAATTTTATCCTGAATATATACCGGCAGTGTGAGCGCCGATGCGATTACCGAGTCTCCAGCATCCATGCATTGCTTGTGGTTGTGACTTCACCATAAGCAAGGAAGTGTCCGTCTGGCGAAGAAACGGGTCTTTCTAATGACATACCCAATGCTCGATGCAAGAGCTTTGTCTCTCCACGCAACGAAACATGTAGTAGGGATCCGCCCTTGGAAGCCCAGGTTGTGGCAAAAAAGCTCTTTCCGTCGGGCGACCAGCCAATGGATGTGAGGCATGCCCATCCTGGTACTTTAACCTGGCTTTCTTCGTTGTCAGCCAAGTTAAGAATGCGAATATGGCTGTCGCCTGCTTCGCACCTGCCAAACGCAATCCGCCTTCCGTCCGCGGACAAGTCCCAAAAGCTGTCGATTGGGTCAATGTCAATGCTGGCGAGCTCGCCTTGTCGGCCCTGCAGTGGATCGAAGCCGGAGAAAACCATGTGATCGTTTTTGACTTCAACAAGAACGCACGGATGTGCCGAAACAGCAATCGACGAACAACGAAAGTCCGGATAGCCTCTGGCGCTGGGAAGCTCGCGCTCACGCGGCATCCGAGCAGAACCAGGGTACCCATGCACATCAGCGATGAATTCAGGTGCTCCTCCTGAGACCGGAACTCGCATCAGTCGTCCCGAAGCTGGAACCTGATCGCCTTGCTGATTCTGCCAAGCCATGTAGAGAACCCAGCGACCATCAGGGCTGAGCTGTGGATTTCGTTTTTCCTCTGATTCTCCGGCAACAATTTCTCGTGGCGCCGATGTATGCACGAGCTGCTCATAGATATCGAAGCTCGCGTTGCGATCGGAGAAAAACAGCAGAGCGTCACCTTTCCGAGACCAGCCTCCGGGCCAATCCATGCGGTCGTCTAGCGTCAAGCGAGCGCGCTTCCTAAATCGGGACTCATTCGCCGTTACTTCACCCAAATACACATCGCTCTGATCATTTTTTCGAACAAATGAAACACATTTGCTGTCAGCACTAGCGGTTACATCCCAAAGTGAAAAACCTGCCCAGTTTGTCAGTTTTTGAGGAACTCCGGAAGCGCGCCAGGTGGAAGTATCGATGCCTACCTCCCAGATATTCGCGCTTGCTTCTTTGGAACTTTCAAGTTGTGAATAAAAAATGCGCCCGTTTGGCGCCCAGGCAAAGCTCCTCAAACGAGGATTAGACATCGCAACAACAGCCTCACCTCCAGAGAGCGCATGGCTCTCAATTGTGACTTCAGCGTATTCGCCCTTGCGCCTCATGTATGCAATCCTCTGACCGTCGGGAGACCAGGCCAAATCCTCGAAGGTGTAGCCTCTTCCGGCAGCAAAGAGCCTCTTAGCACTCCCGCCATCAGGCGACATTACCCAAATACAGTCATTAGCGATAAACGCAATGTGCAATCCGTCTGGTGATGGCGTCGCAGCATCGCCGGTGTCGCGAAGCTTCACCAGGCTGCCGCGCGCAGGCGAAAGACTCCAAATAGCTTGGGTGTCGTTCCGCCCGGAATTTCCGCTTATCAGGAGTTTGGCTCCGTCCCGGAACCATGAGATCCCGGCTCAACGGAAACAGAGGCCTTCGGGTATCTGAACGGAGTGAGTCTCGCCCGATTCCACATCTCGCAAGTGCAAACCTTGGAGATCGGTATAGGCAACATACTTTCCATCGGGGGAAATTTTGGCGTGAACTACCGGATCGTCCATCGGGTTCGCTGTAACCTGCCGCGTGGCCACCTGCGCCAAGGGAAGATAAGCGGAGCGATCAAACCAGCCGAGTTTCACAATCGTCAGCATGCCCGCGAGCAGGAGGATCATCGCAGCCGCGGCAGCAATCACCATTCGCGAACCGACAGCCGACTTCTCCCCTGTCCCGACTTGGTGCAATTCGGCAGCTAATTCCCGCGCATCTTGAAAACGCCGAGCAGGGTCTTTCTCAAGGCACCTGAAAATGATCGGTTCTAATTTGGCCGGAATTTTTGGGTTGATCGTCCGCGGTTGCGCAGGAATCTCGCTCAAAATGCTGGCTATGAGCTGCGCTGTCGATCGTTGTACGAATGCGCGCCGGCCAGTACACATTTCAAAGAGGACTGCGCCAATAGCATGAATATCAGTGCGTTCATCCGCTCTTTTTCTCCGCAACTGTTCCGGAGCCATGTACGGCAGCGTTCCTACAAAGGCTTTCGTTTGCTCAACATTGGCCGTCAGTGCTGCTTCCAGATTTGAAGGGGAAACCTTCGCCAGGCCAAAGTCCAGTACTTTGACGTCCCCGCGGTTCGTGACAAAAATATTGGCCGGCTTGATGTCACGATGAATGATGCCGCTGGCATGGGCCGCCTCAAGCCCGTCCAGAATTTGCGCGGCGAAATTCAGTGCCAATTCGGGTCTTAAGGGCTTGTCTGCAATCAGCTGTTTCAACGTCTCACCCTGCAGCAGTTCCATCACAATGAAGGGATGGCCCTCGTACTCGTCAATGTCGTGGACAGTACAGATATGAGGATGGTTCAGCGCTGAGGCCGCGCGCGCCTCGCGACGCAATTGCGCCACCGCCTCGGGATAGTCAGCAAGCTCTCGTGGCAAGAACTTGAGAGCGACGAAGCGGCCAAGCTTTAGATCTTCGGCTTTGTAAACAACTCCCATCCCGCCGCCGCCCAATTTCTCCAGAACGCGGTAATGGGAGACGCTTTCCCCAACTAGACCAAGATCATCGTGCTGATAACCTCGAGCAGAATCCGACTGCCTAGCCAGATCTTTTGCGATAACTTCCATTGCGGGAACTTCGAGAAATGCATTGGCATCACCATCCGCTGAGAGTAACGATTCCACTTCAAGTCGCAGGCTTTCGTCGTGGCCGCAAGTGTCTTCGAGAAACGCCGGTCTTCTGCTCTCCTCGACAGCCAGAGCCGAGTGGTACACCTGCTCAATTCGGCGCCAACGATCAGAATCCATTGCGACTCTGTTGAGTGAGTTCACGGAAAAGCCAGGCCTTCGCTAACTTCCAGTCGCGCATCACGGTTTCGCACGAGACTCGAAGCACTTCTGCGGTTTCCTGAACATTGAGGCCAGCGAAGAAGCGCAGTTCTACGACACGGCTCTTCCGTTCATCGACCACTGCAAGCGACTTCAAAGCATCATCCAGCGCCACCAAATCAGGTTGAGGTTCTCCGGAAATAATCAATTCCTCGTCGAGCGGCAGAATGGGAATATCTCCGGCACGCTTTTGAGTGGTTCGCGCGCGCGCGAAGTCTACGAGGATGCGACGCATGAGCTGAGCGCAAATCCCAAAAAACTGTGCGCGATTCTGCCAGTCGACTTGTTGGAAATCGACTAGGCGCAAATACAGTTCATTAATAAGAGCGGTCGTCTGCAACGTATGCTCGGATCGCTCTCCGGTCATATAGCGATGGGCGGCCCGATGCAGCTCGGCATAAACCAGCGGAGTCAACTTTTCAAGCGCGTGCTCGTCCCCGGCGCTCCACGCCGTGAGCAAGTTGCTAATCTCGTGATCGGCCGTAGGCATGGTCCTTGGCTGTCTATCTCCAGCTAAGCCACTGTTTCCGCGAAGGTTAGTACCATCAACGCGTCACCCCGAAATTCTCGCCGGGGAAAAAACTTCACGTTGCTTGCAGTTTTCGCTCGCTTTTTCCGCCTTATAGGACAGAAGCACAGCAGCTAGTTTGGGGGCGTTCAGGGGAAGACTGCGCAGATTTTAAGCCAAGAATGGGGGAATTGAAGACATGAAAAAATTATTACTTACTGCATTGTTTTTCGGATTGCTGAGTGGGCACAGCTTTGCCCAATTCAAATTTGCCCCGATTGATGTTCCCAATTCCATGGCCACTTGGGCGAGCGGCATTGGCCCCGGCGGCCAGATCGTTGGCGGATATATGGACGCCAACAACGTGGAACACGGGTATCTATATGGGGGCGGCGCATTCACTACCATCGACGTTCCGGGCTCGCTGGTCGGCCTGGCAGCCGACATGAAGCTGGACACCGAGGTCAACGGAATCAATCCCGCAGGTGACATGGTCGGAGATTACTTTGCTCCACCCGG encodes:
- a CDS encoding RNA polymerase subunit sigma-70 → MPTADHEISNLLTAWSAGDEHALEKLTPLVYAELHRAAHRYMTGERSEHTLQTTALINELYLRLVDFQQVDWQNRAQFFGICAQLMRRILVDFARARTTQKRAGDIPILPLDEELIISGEPQPDLVALDDALKSLAVVDERKSRVVELRFFAGLNVQETAEVLRVSCETVMRDWKLAKAWLFRELTQQSRNGF
- a CDS encoding multidrug efflux protein, with the translated sequence MKITDLFIKRPVLAICVSLVILIAGLQAIRSLSVRQYPRSDIAVVQVSTVYVGANADLVRGFITTPLERVIASADGIDYMESSSAQGLSTITVHLKLNYDTNAALTQVQAKVAQVRNDLPPEAEAPVIDLQTADTQFASMYLGFSSSDLDQNQITDYLTRVVQPKLSAINGVQRADILGKRTFAMRVWLKPEKMAALGITPSAVHDALANNNYLSALGRTKGSMVSVNLVANTDLRTAEEFRQLVVKQDRGTIVRLGEIADVVLGAETYDEDVRFNGESATFMGIWVLPTANSLEVIKNVRDAIPGIRAQLPAGMKVGIPYDATAYIQDAIREVLSTLTETLLIVVVVIFLFLGSFRSVLIPVIAIPVSLIGAVFLMLVAGFTINLLTLLAIVLSVGLVVDDAIVMVENVERHLHEGKTPFQAAIDAARELVGPIIAMTITLAAVYAPVGIQGGLTGALFREFAFTLAGAVIISGIVALTLSPMMGSKLLRAGDTERGFAGWINRRFESVRRLYERALESTLRYRPVVFGVWVIVALLVVPFYIFSQRELAPAEDQGVVFGVLQASPNSTLDQTKLFASQIYDVYHSFPEAESIFQITDPTGGFGGMVTKPWSERSKTAQQLLIQSTGPLSKIAGVRVIPLTPPPLPGGGNFPVDFVIASAAEPQQLAQFANELVKRAFQSGIFIYADSDLKFDQPQAEVVFDRDKLRSQGVNLSQAGKDLSTLLGGNYVNRFSIQGQSYKVIPQVKRVERLTPEQLTQIYVKGSDDKLVPLSTFAHLKTTTEPRQLNKFQQLNAVRVQGVIPPSVPLDQALRFLEDESKKILPQGFTVDYAGESRQLRVEGSKFLGTFLLSAVLIYLVLAAQFESFRDPFIVLAGSVPLAISGALMFSFLGFTTLNIYSEVGLITLVGLVSKNGILIVEFANHLQEQGRSKLAAVIEAAQTRLRPILMTTAATVVGHFPLVLAKGPGAGARNSIGIMLVSGMIIGTVFTLFVVPSIYMLVARKHVALELEEDERSDDIPELAGAAV
- a CDS encoding efflux transporter periplasmic adaptor subunit — protein: MAKRMFLMLVVAAAVIGGLGYFKLRQVQAAVKSHAFTPPPEAVTTIVAKQATWPSTLGVVGTMNAIHGVTVSADLPGTVDQINFDSGKWVKEGEVLVQLDTRQERAQLAAMQAQRDLAKINYDRMQQLVNEGVISRMDYDKAMADQRQTEANTAEIKATIDRKTIRAPFSGVLGIRQVNLGQYLAAGAPIVPLQSLDPIYVNFNVPQQIVGRMEPGRSVRITSDNLAGATFTGRVNAIDSVVDQSTRNVQVQATMGNPGGKLRPGMFVQVEVGVGEQRSVIPLPASAISYAPFGDSVFVLSDLKSPGGETYRGVRQQFVKVEGARGDQVGVVSGINTGDEVVTSGVFKLRNGAAVAVNNKIQPGNNPAPKPEDN